One stretch of Arachis hypogaea cultivar Tifrunner chromosome 20, arahy.Tifrunner.gnm2.J5K5, whole genome shotgun sequence DNA includes these proteins:
- the LOC140183092 gene encoding uncharacterized protein: MVEMFKKVEVTISLFDAIHQVPKYAKFLKDLCMNKDRIHELETIPLGSSISALMGAIPEKCVDPGPCLVSCVIDGVQFIDCMCDLGACVSIMPLFVYHILKLPLLKRSAARFVLADKSIITVTGIVEDVLVNIKGFHIIEMPPSESERTSSILLGSPFLRTSRFKLDAHSGTYSFEIDGRFVSFSLEEAMRHPPENHSIFQCDLIDNIVAEVHYAKLDEKHVSEENSEDLSEEVQQGN; encoded by the exons ATGGtggaaatgttcaagaaagtggaGGTAACTATCTCTCTCTTTGATGCTATACATCAAGTGCCTAAATATGCGAAATTTCTTAAGGACTTGTGTATGAACAAAGATAGAATTCATGAGTTAGAAACCattccattggggagttctatttcggcTTTGATGGGAGCCATTCCGGAAAAGTGTGTTGATCCGGGCCCTTGTCTAGTCTCTTGTGTCATTGATGGAGTTCAATTcattgattgtatgtgtgaccttggTGCATGCGTTAGCATTATGCCTCTTTTCGTTTATCATATATTGAAGCTCCCACTGTTGAAGCGGTCGGCGGCTAGGTTTGTCTTGGCGGATAAGAGCATAATAACCGTGACGGGTATTGTGGAGGATGTGTTGGTCAACATAAAGGGTTTCCATATCATTGAGATGCCACCAAGTGAATCCGAaaggacatcatctatcctacttgggagTCCGTTTTTGAGGACCTCtagattcaagttggatgccCATTCGGGAACCTACTCATTTGAGATAGATGGGAGATTTGTAAGTTTTAGCTTAGAAGAAGCAATGAGGCACCCGCCGGAGAACCACTCCATATTTCAGTGTGACTTAATTGACAACATTGTGGCCGAAGTGCATTATGCAAAGCTAGATGAGAAACATGTGAGTGAAGAAAATAGTGAAGACCTAAGTGAAGAAGTTCAA CAagggaactaa